The Halocalculus aciditolerans nucleotide sequence GAGGATTTCGCGCTCGGGCGTCTCGAGGACTTCTTCTTCGACGTACTCCAGGCGGTCTTCGATCTGGTCGAGCTGCTGGAAGTAGTTGTCGACGATGCGGTCGAGGACGCGGTACGCGGTGAAGTCCGGGCCGCGGCCGAGGACGCGCGGGTCCTCGCGGAGGACGCTCTCCTGGACGGCGTCGAGGACGTCGAGCGAGTGGAAGGTGAGAGTGACGAGCCAGTCCGTGCCGATGAAGAGGCCGACGGGGCGGTCGTCGATCTCCTTCTCGAACGTGGTGTCACCGTGGCGGAGGCGCGCGGCTTTCGCGAGCACGAAGAGGTGCGCGGGGAACTCCTCGACTTTCGGGCGGACGTCGTTGCCGACGTCCTCGACGGCGAGCGGGTGGATGTCGAAGACCTCATGGAGCGTTTCGAGCGTGGCTTCGTCGGGGTCGTCGGCGCGCACCCACGTGGTGCCGTTGGCGAGTTTCGCGGCGGCGAGGTCGTCGTACTCGGTGACGTCCTCGTCGGTGTAGACGAGCGCGCGGAGCGTCACGCCGCCTCACCCCAGTCGATGCCGACGGCGAGCAGCGTGATGCCGACCATCACCGCGGTGAGGGTGAATCCGCGGCCGGGGTACGGGTAGAAGACGCCGACGGCGTAGCCGCCGATACCGAGCGTCGTGAGGATGACGCCGGCGGCGAGAAAGCGATCCATATCTGCGATGACTGCGCGATACGTGAAAAGGCTTCGTGGTCCGCTGGTCCGCCGGGCGTCAGGAGTTGGTCGCGTGCTGGAGCCCGCCGAGGAGCGTCGAAATCCGCTGGTCTTCCCCGTCGAGCTGCTGCGGGTAGACGCCGACGCCGACGACGTAGTCGTCACCGTGTTTGACCTTCGTCAGGACGATGTAGACGTCCGTGGAACTCCCGTCTTCGAACGTCGCCTGCGCGGAGTACTTCGAGACGACCGTCTGCTGGCCGAGGACGGTTCGCTCGCTGCTGGAGACGTTCTGGATGTCGCTGACGGATTCGTACTGGGACTGCAACAGCATCACGAGGTCGTGGTTGTTGTAGTTCTCCAGAGGGTTGAACTGCTGGCCGAGCACGTCGATCTGCGGGCTGGAGAACGCCGTGAAGACGGCGGCTTCCCGCTCGCCGAGCGGCCCGAGGTCGACGGTGCGGTGGTAGTTCGCGACGACGTTCGTCACTTCGACCTCCTTCGTTTCGCCGGCGGCGGAGACGTTCCGGGAGACGGTCTGATTGTCGATGCTTTCGAGGCTGTAGTCGGTCTGATTGAGGGCGTTATCGTTCACGGTCGCCGGGGACGCGCTGAACGTCACCGGGCCGCCGAGGAGGCCCGAACACCCCGACGTGGCGAGCAGGGCGGCGAGCGCGACCGAGACGAGGATGCGTCGCTGCATGCGCGGGCTTTCACCCGGGCGCGGGATAAGCAGTACGGCCCGCGAGTGACATTTTCCGGGTTAGAGCCGGTAGATCGGGCCGTCGTCAGTGTCTTCGACGGTCACGCCGAGCGCTTCGAGGCGGTCGCGGAGGTCGTCGGCGCGCTCGTACTCGCCGCTCTCGCGGGCGTCCTCGCGGAGGCCGAGCACGAGCTCGACGAGGTCGCCGGCGAGGCCGACGTCGCCGCCGTCTTCGCCGCCGAAGGAGAGCCCAAGGACGCGGCCGCCGAGGTCCTCGAAGGCCTCGATGGCCTCGCGGAGGCCGCGGTAGTCGTACTCGTCGTGGTCGTCGACGTGGCGGTTGACGGCGGACGCGAGTTCGAGGAGCGCGGTGTAGGCCTCGCGGGTGTTGAAGTCGTCGTTCATCGCGGCGTTGAAGTCCGCGGTCGCGTCCTCGACGGCGAGGCGGAGCTCGTGGTCGTGGACCGTGGCGTACGCCTCGTTGCTGTCGCAGGCGTCGACGGCGCGCTCGTAGGCGCGGTCGAGGCGCTCCCAGCGCTCCTCGGCCTCCGCGATAGTCTCCTCGCTGTAGGTCTGCGGGCGGTTGTAGGCCGCCGAGACGAGGAACGTCCGCACGACGTCCGGGCCGAGTTCCGCGAGCGCGTTCTTCACGGTGAAGAAGTTCCCGAGGCTCGAACTCATCTTCTCGCCCTCGGTTTCGAGAAGCGCGACGTGCAGCCAGTACTTCGCGAACTCGTGGCCGGACGCGGCTTCGGACTGCGCGATCTCGTTCTCGTGGTGGGGGAAGACGAGGTCGCGGCCGCCGACGTGGACGTCGATGGCGTCGTCGAGGTGCGTCATGCTCATCGCCGAGCACTCGATGTGCCAGCCGGGGCGGCCCTCGCCCCACGGCGACTCCCACGTCTCGCCCGCCGACTCCTCGATGGGGGGCAGGTCGGCGTCGCGGTGCTCGGCGACGTCCTCGGGGCTCACTGCGCCGGCCTTCCAGAGCGCGAAGTCCGCCGCGTGACGTTTCTCCGCCTGCTCGTCTTCCGGGCCCTGCGCTTCGAGCTCGTCGAGGTCCTGCCCGGAGAGCTCGCCGTACGTCGGGAACTCCGTCACGTCGAAGTAGACGCTGCCGTTCGACTCGTAGGCGTACCCTTCGTCTACCAGGGTCTCGATGAGGCTGATAATCTCGGGGACGTGCTCGGAGACGCGCGGGTAGACCTCGGCGCGTTCGAGGTTCAGCCCGCGCATGTCGTCGATGACGGACTGCACGAAGTTGAGCGCGACTTCTTCCTCCGTCTCGCCGAGGTCGTCCTCGCCGATGCGCGCGACGATCTTCTCGTTGACGTCGGTGAAGTTCTGGACGTGGCGGACGTCGTAGCCCTCGTGGGCGAGCCAGCGGTGCATCACGTCGGCGTGCACCCAGAGCCGGGCGTGACCGAGGTGGGCGTCGTCGGAGACCGTGAGCCCGCACGTGTAGAGGAGAACCGAGTCGGGGTCGTGCGGCTCGAACGGCTCCAGTTCGCCCGTCAGCGTGTTCGTGACGTGGAGCGTCATATCCCGGCTTACTCCGGGCGGGATGTAAAGCACCACGCTTCCGCGGTGCGTCACGCTCGGTCGCCGCCTCAGGGCGCGTCGACGACTCGCGGCACGGCGTCGAGCGCGCGTTCGGTGAGGCGAACCGCATCGGGGCCGTCGCGTCGCGGGACGACGACGAGGAGCGCGTCCCCGGCGAACCTCGCGGCTTCGGGTTCGACGCCCGCGGCGTCGAGGCGGTCGAGCACGGCCGCGAGCGCCCGCGCGTCGACGTCGCCGGCCGCGAGAACCCCGGTGAGCGACCCCGCCCCCGACGCGTAGCGCGTGCCGTTCACGGAGAGTAACCCCGTTTCGTCTGTTTCGCCGAGCCGCCCCTCCATCGTCACGCGAACCGACCGCGCGTCGGTGGCGACGTCGAGCTCCTCGGCGTACCGGCGGAGCGCCGCCGCGACGGCGTCAGTACGACTCGGTTCGACAGGCGAGTCGGTGTCACTCTGCGCCGGTTCGGCAGACGGGTCAGGGCCGATGTCGTCGGGTTCGACGTTGAGGTCGAGGGTTCGCGCTGCGGCGGCGTAGTTCACTACGTCGGCGGCGAGCGCCGCGCGGAGGAACGGTCGGTCGTCGACCGCCGCCCGTGCGCGTGCCGCGAGGCTGTCGCTCTCCATACGGTCTCTCCGCTCGCCCGCGGTCAAAACCCGTGCGGTTCCCGGTGTCCGAGCGCATCGGAACGCCGAAGTATCGGTGGGTTGAGCGGTCGGTATGGACGCACGCCTCTTCGGCGCGGTCCACGTCGACCGCCGGGGGAAGGTTCGCCGCGAACTCGACGACTGCAGCGAGGGCACGGACGCGCTCTGCCTCGAACAGCCCGCGAGCACCGTCGGCGTCCGGGCGTGGCTCGCGTTCCTCCTCCGCGCGCCGCTCGCCGCCGCCGGGTTCGGCGTGCTCGCCGCGGTGCAGTTCCCGCTGGTCGCCGCCTGCAACCGCGACATCCGGCCGCCCGAGCAGACCGCCGCCCGCGCCATCGCCGCCGAGCGAGACCTCCCCGTGCACGGCGTCGACCGCCCCGTCGACGCGCTCACCGACTACGGCGGTTTCGGCTGGCGCGCCGCGAACTACCTCGGCCTCGCCGTTCTCCTCGCTCTCTCGCCGCTCGCGTCGGCCGCGACCGCGCTCGCGCTCCTCCTCCCGCGCGCGGTCTACCAGCCCGCGTACCGCCGCAGCCGCGCGCTCGGAACCGTACTCGCCGTCGGCCTCCACGTCGGCTCGCTCGCCGCCCTCTACGCTGTCGGCGGGCTCTCCGCGTGGACGCTCGCGGTCGCGGCAGTCGCGATTGTTATCGCTGTTCGCGCGACGATTCGCGTCCGCGACAACATCATGGCCGACGCGACCGTCGACGTCGCCGAGCGCGAAGGCTACGAGGACGTGACGGTCGTCGCCGGCTACGCGCACCTCCCCGGGCTCCACGCCGCCCTCGCTGACCGCGGCGCGACCGTCACCGTCCGCCACCGCCCCCGGTTCTTCCGCGAGGGGAACACGACCGTCGACCCGGAACCGCCGGGCGCGGACGCCGACACGACTGCTGCGTTCCCCGACCTCGACCCGTCGAAGCGCGACGTGCTCGGCCGGCGCGCCGCCGCGGCGCTCGTCGACCTCGTCTTCGCCGCGGCGTTCGGCGTCCTCGGCGGATTCGGCGGTGTCTCCCTCGCCCGCGGGCCGAGCGTCGCCGCGATGGTCGCCGGCGCGCTCCTCGCCTGGGTCGGCTTCTTCGTCCTCTTCGAAGGGACGACCGGGCAGACGCCCGGGAAGAAACTCCTCGGCCTCGCCGTCTGCGATACCGAGGGGAATCCGCCGTCGACGCGCGCCGTCCTCGTTCGGAACGCGCTCCGCCTCGTCGACGTCGTCGGCGTCTACCTCGTCGGGTTCGTCGTCGCCGTCGCCGGAGAGTACCGCCGCCTCGGCGACCTCGCCGCCGGCACGCTCGTCGTCGACGCCCGCGACACCGGCGAACCGGGTGGCTCCGAGTCGGACGGCTGATCCAGGCGTCGAATCGTCGTCGCCTCCGATGGGGGCGAGTTCGCGCGGGTGACGAAGTTCCTAAGGCCCTCTCTGACGAAGGACCACGTAACAATGCAGGCGCTGGTCATCGCCGGACACGGCTCGCATCTGAACCCGGGGTCGTCCGACCCGGCGTTCGCACACGCGGACACGATTCGGGAGACGGGGGCCTTCGACGAGGTTCGGGAGACCTTCTGGAAGGAAGAGCCGTCCTTCCGGGAGGTCCTCCGGACGCTCGAATCCGAGGAGGTGTTCGTCGTCCCGCTCTTCGTCAGCGAGGGGTATTTCACCGAGCAGGTCATCCCGCGCGAACTCCGCCTCGAGGGCTGGGACATCGCCGCCTGGGAGTCCGACGGGACGAGCGCCACGTCCGCGACCTTCCACGCCTCGGACGTGGACAAGACCGTCCACTACTGCGGTCCGGTGGGAACGCACGACGCGATGAGCGACGTCATCGTCCAGCGCGCGAAGTCCGTCACCGGCGACCCCGACGTGGGCGAGGGGTTCGGGCTCGCCGTCGTCGGCCACGGCACCGAGCGGAACGAGAACTCCGCGAAAGCCATCGAGTACCACGCCGACCGCATCCGCGGGATGGACCGCTTCGACGAAGTGCAGGCGCTCTACATGGACGAAGAGCCCGAAGTCGACGACGTCACCGACTACTTCGAGAGCGAGGACGTCGTCGTCGTCCCGCTCTTCGTCGCCGACGGGTTTCATACGCAAGAGGACATCCCCGAGGACATGGGTATCACGGAGGACTACCGCCTTGGATACGACGTCCCCGCCCTCGTCGACGACACCCGCATCTGGTACGCGGGCGCGGTCGGCACCGAACCGCTCGTCGCGGACGTCATCCTCGAACGCGCCGGCGAAGCGGGCGCTGACGTCCTCGACGCCGTCGAACAGGTGCGCGCCGAAACCGGCGGAACGGACCCCGACGCCGTGTCGGACGCTGACGCCGACGCCGACGGCGAGGTCGAGGAGGGCCGGGCGTGAGCGACCCGACGAACGCGCTCTTCGCCGCCGCCCCCGACGGCATCGACTTCGACGGCCTCCGGGTCGAGAGCTCCGCCTACGGCTACTCCTTCGAGACGCCGGAGACCTCGGAGCGCGGCCTCTCTACGCCCGAACTCCACGAGATCGCGGCCGGCGACCCCTACGTCGAGAACTGGTACTTCTGGACGCACCACGTGAGCGGCGGGCCGGACTCCGCACAGCGCGCGTTCCTCCGCTGGGTCGAACACACAGCGGAGCTCGACCCGGCGGAGCGCATCGCGGCGCTGGACGGCGACGGCCTCGAACGCGAGTGGGGTGAACTCCGGATTCACGCGCGCCGCGAGGGCGGCGTGCACGTCTACGACGTCCGGCACGTCGACGACGCCCGCGCGGACGTCGCGGACCTCGACGCGTACGCGGACCCGCTCGACGCTCGGACGGTCGTGAAGCGCGACGACGACGGCGACTACCGACCGCTGAAGACCGCACCCACGCTCCCGCACGGCTGGGTGTATCCGACGCTCGACGCGGACGAACTCGTCGAGACCGTCGAGTTCGTCTACCCGGCGTCGGTGGCGAACTGGCGGCGCGAACGCGACGGCGACCTCGACGTCACGCACTGGCAGGAGACCGCCGGCCGGCAGTCCGGCATCTACGAGATCGTCCAGCAGCTCCCGCGCGAGGCGCTCGAGTGGGCGGCCGAAGCCTGCTGTACGGACGGCGCGTGCCTCAAGCGCCGCGAGTGGGACAACACCGACGACGACGAGCTCGCCGTCGAACGCGGCGACGGCGAGTTCCCCTGCCGCGAACCCTGCTCGCTCTTCGTCACCGCCGCGCGGAAGTTCACCACGCTCGAACGCGAAGACGACCACGAGTACACCTTCTCCCTCACGCCGACCGAGAAGGAGCAAGTCGAAGGCCTCCTCGACGCCGTCGCCGACGACACCGTCGACGAAATCCGGCCCGCCGACCTGAACGAGGACGCGAACCAGTACCGCGCGCGCTACCTCCGCGCGAAACGCACCACGGACCGCGGGCTCAGCGACGAACCGACCTACGAGTAACGGCACGCCGCTCTCGCTCTTTCTCTCTCGCACTCGTCGCCCCTGAGTCCGCTCGTGTCGTGTTCGCGCATTCGCGCTCGCGGTTCGCGCGTGCTCAGACCTGTCGGTAGAGGAAGACGGCGGCGGAGACGCTGCCGAGGAGGACGACGACGGCGACCATCGCGGCGACGGTTCTGTCGGCGACGAGAATAGCGAGGACGGTGACGAGGATGCCGACGGCGACGACGAGCGCCGGCGCGAGCCGACCGAGGCTGAATCGTCGCGAGGGCTCGGACGGCTGGAACTCACCGAGCGACTCGTCGATCTCCACGGGTTTCGCCTCCTCGGACGTGTAGTCCACGAAGACCGGAACGGAGACCTTCTCCCGGCCGTACTGCGTGACGACTTCGAGTTCGCCGCGGACGTCGTCTGCGGCCGCCGACACGATCACGGGGACGCGCAGCGTCTCGCCCTCGTCGAGGTACTCGTTCGCCGAGTCGAGGCGAGCGACGCCGGAGAGCGCGTCGTCGAGGCGGAGGTGGACGTGTGCCGGCGACCCGTGATTCACGAGTTCGAGCGTGAACGACCCCGTCACTTCGAAGCGGTCGCGGTCGACCGCGACGCTCTCGTTGCGACCGCGGTTGAAGTGGACGGTGAGCGTTCCTGGCACGCCAGCCGATACCGCCCGCGGCACGAAAAAGGTTTAGGGATTTAGAGACCGGTCAGTCGCGCATATCCGGCGGGAGGAGGTTCGGAATCCCGTCCTCGATGGGGTAGGTCTCCCCGCAGTCCGTACACGTGAGCGTGCCTTCGAGGACCTCGTCTTCCTCGACGTCGACGTCGAGTTCCAGGTCGTGTTTGTCGAGCGGACAGCAGACGATGTCCATCAGGTCCCGCTTCATACCGTGAGCGTGGGTGGCGGCCGGCAAAAACCTGCGGGTCTCACTCCGCCGACAGCCCGCGGACTCGACGCCCGCGGGAGCCGAGCTGGCGGGTGAGTCGGCCGAGGCGACCGGTTCAGGCGTCGAAGGGGTTGTAGCGGACGACGGTCTCCTCGCGCGCCGGACCGACGCCGAGCGCGTAGACGGGCGCGTCGAGTTCGCCCTCGAGGTACTCGACGTACTGGCGGGCTTCGAGGGGGAGGGCGTCGTAGCCCTCGACGGCGACGAGGCCGGAGTCGAACTCCTCCCAGCCGTCGAACGTCTTGAAGACGGGTTCGCAGTCCGCCCAGCGTTCGGTCGTCGCCGGCACGGTGTGCGTGGTCTCGCCGTCGAGCTCGTAGGCGTGCCCGACTTTCACTTCGTCGAGGCCCGCGAGGACGTCGAGGTGGTTGAGCGCGAAGCCGGTGAAGCCGTTGACGCGCGCGGCGTGCCGGAGCATCGG carries:
- the corA gene encoding magnesium/cobalt transporter CorA, which codes for MTLRALVYTDEDVTEYDDLAAAKLANGTTWVRADDPDEATLETLHEVFDIHPLAVEDVGNDVRPKVEEFPAHLFVLAKAARLRHGDTTFEKEIDDRPVGLFIGTDWLVTLTFHSLDVLDAVQESVLREDPRVLGRGPDFTAYRVLDRIVDNYFQQLDQIEDRLEYVEEEVLETPEREILEEINDARRELLAMRKLLWPTRDSISTLARGDSPQIQESTEKYYRDVYDHLVQQVDLVETYRELAIGARDIYMNSLSMSTNEVMKRLTIVATIVLPLTLIVGVFGMNFETMPELTWPTAYPAALLGMAGISGVLVYYFRKVGWL
- a CDS encoding DUF6517 family protein; this translates as MQRRILVSVALAALLATSGCSGLLGGPVTFSASPATVNDNALNQTDYSLESIDNQTVSRNVSAAGETKEVEVTNVVANYHRTVDLGPLGEREAAVFTAFSSPQIDVLGQQFNPLENYNNHDLVMLLQSQYESVSDIQNVSSSERTVLGQQTVVSKYSAQATFEDGSSTDVYIVLTKVKHGDDYVVGVGVYPQQLDGEDQRISTLLGGLQHATNS
- the cysS gene encoding cysteine--tRNA ligase, which produces MTLHVTNTLTGELEPFEPHDPDSVLLYTCGLTVSDDAHLGHARLWVHADVMHRWLAHEGYDVRHVQNFTDVNEKIVARIGEDDLGETEEEVALNFVQSVIDDMRGLNLERAEVYPRVSEHVPEIISLIETLVDEGYAYESNGSVYFDVTEFPTYGELSGQDLDELEAQGPEDEQAEKRHAADFALWKAGAVSPEDVAEHRDADLPPIEESAGETWESPWGEGRPGWHIECSAMSMTHLDDAIDVHVGGRDLVFPHHENEIAQSEAASGHEFAKYWLHVALLETEGEKMSSSLGNFFTVKNALAELGPDVVRTFLVSAAYNRPQTYSEETIAEAEERWERLDRAYERAVDACDSNEAYATVHDHELRLAVEDATADFNAAMNDDFNTREAYTALLELASAVNRHVDDHDEYDYRGLREAIEAFEDLGGRVLGLSFGGEDGGDVGLAGDLVELVLGLREDARESGEYERADDLRDRLEALGVTVEDTDDGPIYRL
- a CDS encoding DUF7523 family protein, with amino-acid sequence MESDSLAARARAAVDDRPFLRAALAADVVNYAAAARTLDLNVEPDDIGPDPSAEPAQSDTDSPVEPSRTDAVAAALRRYAEELDVATDARSVRVTMEGRLGETDETGLLSVNGTRYASGAGSLTGVLAAGDVDARALAAVLDRLDAAGVEPEAARFAGDALLVVVPRRDGPDAVRLTERALDAVPRVVDAP
- a CDS encoding RDD family protein produces the protein MDARLFGAVHVDRRGKVRRELDDCSEGTDALCLEQPASTVGVRAWLAFLLRAPLAAAGFGVLAAVQFPLVAACNRDIRPPEQTAARAIAAERDLPVHGVDRPVDALTDYGGFGWRAANYLGLAVLLALSPLASAATALALLLPRAVYQPAYRRSRALGTVLAVGLHVGSLAALYAVGGLSAWTLAVAAVAIVIAVRATIRVRDNIMADATVDVAEREGYEDVTVVAGYAHLPGLHAALADRGATVTVRHRPRFFREGNTTVDPEPPGADADTTAAFPDLDPSKRDVLGRRAAAALVDLVFAAAFGVLGGFGGVSLARGPSVAAMVAGALLAWVGFFVLFEGTTGQTPGKKLLGLAVCDTEGNPPSTRAVLVRNALRLVDVVGVYLVGFVVAVAGEYRRLGDLAAGTLVVDARDTGEPGGSESDG
- a CDS encoding CbiX/SirB N-terminal domain-containing protein, which codes for MQALVIAGHGSHLNPGSSDPAFAHADTIRETGAFDEVRETFWKEEPSFREVLRTLESEEVFVVPLFVSEGYFTEQVIPRELRLEGWDIAAWESDGTSATSATFHASDVDKTVHYCGPVGTHDAMSDVIVQRAKSVTGDPDVGEGFGLAVVGHGTERNENSAKAIEYHADRIRGMDRFDEVQALYMDEEPEVDDVTDYFESEDVVVVPLFVADGFHTQEDIPEDMGITEDYRLGYDVPALVDDTRIWYAGAVGTEPLVADVILERAGEAGADVLDAVEQVRAETGGTDPDAVSDADADADGEVEEGRA
- a CDS encoding DR2241 family protein, with protein sequence MSDPTNALFAAAPDGIDFDGLRVESSAYGYSFETPETSERGLSTPELHEIAAGDPYVENWYFWTHHVSGGPDSAQRAFLRWVEHTAELDPAERIAALDGDGLEREWGELRIHARREGGVHVYDVRHVDDARADVADLDAYADPLDARTVVKRDDDGDYRPLKTAPTLPHGWVYPTLDADELVETVEFVYPASVANWRRERDGDLDVTHWQETAGRQSGIYEIVQQLPREALEWAAEACCTDGACLKRREWDNTDDDELAVERGDGEFPCREPCSLFVTAARKFTTLEREDDHEYTFSLTPTEKEQVEGLLDAVADDTVDEIRPADLNEDANQYRARYLRAKRTTDRGLSDEPTYE
- a CDS encoding DUF7524 family protein, which produces MPGTLTVHFNRGRNESVAVDRDRFEVTGSFTLELVNHGSPAHVHLRLDDALSGVARLDSANEYLDEGETLRVPVIVSAAADDVRGELEVVTQYGREKVSVPVFVDYTSEEAKPVEIDESLGEFQPSEPSRRFSLGRLAPALVVAVGILVTVLAILVADRTVAAMVAVVVLLGSVSAAVFLYRQV
- a CDS encoding methytransferase partner Trm112; translated protein: MKRDLMDIVCCPLDKHDLELDVDVEEDEVLEGTLTCTDCGETYPIEDGIPNLLPPDMRD